One stretch of Armigeres subalbatus isolate Guangzhou_Male chromosome 2, GZ_Asu_2, whole genome shotgun sequence DNA includes these proteins:
- the LOC134216483 gene encoding probable serine/threonine-protein kinase DDB_G0268078: protein MNRYLTLSQLGDGTYGTVVLGQRKDTGEKVAIKRMKRKYYSWEEAMNLREVKSLKKLSHANVVKLKEVIRENDVLYFVFEYMQENLYQLIKDRETHFPEATIRLILQQILTGLAFMHRHGFFHRDLKPENVLCCGPELVKIADFGLAREIRSRPPYTDYVSTRWYRAPEVLLHSTRYGSAIDLWAVGCIMAELYTFRPLFPGSSEVDQLFKICSVLGTPDKNDWPDGHKLATTIQFRFPECPKIPLESLVTRASSSGIQLLEDFLQWEPEKRPTAQQSLKYPYYAAVKQRTSATIVNNGNIQLPQIQQNGNSIPSARISIVDATQLDNGGITSRFSVNPNNASITNGNINGSIYKSISNSDLNDINSLLSLSRISKNPAVLEKRPSLDNGKLNDSAKSNSKFKSGINYSVLNEMLNNYNLGMNGTHNHDNPHQGRLNRNNSITKSITDRSDSGVNDNSSSVTSYSIIKPAVVKIDEKPTEVYVGGRIGGEKVNDIYVTRNSGQGGKIVANRAADSDDSSYFNNGFYLHKRNSNSKNDLFNESFLSDAKVYNAFSKQPVLLTRKTDEEIKVKNTKNPPLNRGIQSHFSRSWEPVKSSSFDDDLEEILGSRIKSTKKSGTEFKLEDLFGTVSFGKDAKNSKYPNTVPFAKGTMKNGDALTDIFDNSSSKPSHSSANIVPRRKNQQVFVSNGSFPAGKDFNGGNASFKLFPWEDTPRNAPELKQQWVPDSGVLTYVGPSGDGKGRPDWAAKYLSK from the exons ATGAATCGATACCTGACGTTGAGCCAACTGGGGGACGGTACATACGGTACCGTCGTCCTTGGTCAACGCAAAGACACCGGCGAGAAGGTCGCCATCAAGCGCATGAAACGGAAGTACTACTCCTGGGAGGAAGCCATGAATCTTCGGGAGGTTAAG TCGCTGAAGAAACTTTCCCATGCCAACGTGGTCAAGCTGAAGGAGGTCATCCGCGAGAACGATGTGCTCTACTTTGTGTTCGAGTACATGCAGGAGAACCTCTACCAGCTAATCAAAGATCGCGAAACTCACTTCCCCGAGGCAACGATAAGACTGATCCTGCAGCAAATCCTCACCGGGCTGGCGTTCATGCATCGGCACGGCTTTTTCCACCGGGATCTCAAGCCGGAGAATGTGCTCTGCTGTGGGCCGGAGCTGGTAAAAATAGCCGACTTTGGTTTGGCGCGGGAAATCAGATCGCGTCCGCCGTACACCGATTATGTTTCGACGCGATG GTATCGTGCTCCAGAAGTTTTACTGCACTCAACACGCTATGGCAGCGCGATTGATCTGTGGGCGGTGGGGTGTATTATGGCGGAGCTGTACACATTCCGGCCGTTGTTTCCTGGTTCGAGTGAGGTGGATCAGCTGTTCAAAATATGTTCGGTTTTGGGAACTCCGGATaag AATGACTGGCCTGATGGACACAAGCTGGCCACCACAATCCAGTTCCGCTTTCCTGAGTGTCCAAAAATACCACTGGAATCCCTGGTGACACGAGCCAGCTCATCGGGGATTCAGTTGCTAGAAGACTTCCTCCAATGGGAACCGGAGAAGCGCCCGACTGCCCAGCAATCTCTCAAATATCCATACTATGCCGCAGTAAAGCAGAGAACTTCTGCGACCATTGTGAACAATGGCAACATACAGCTGCCGCAGATACAACAAAATGGAAACAGCATCCCCAGCGCAAGGATATCAATCGTAGATGCAACGCAACTGGATAATGGTGGTATTACGAGCCGGTTCAGTGTGAATCCTAATAATGCTTCTATCACTAACGGAAACATCAATGGAAGTATCTACAAATCAATCAGTAACAGTGATCTTAATGATATCAACTCTTTGCTGAGTCTCTCAAGAATATCCAAGAATCCGGCGGTGTTGGAAAAACGTCCATCGCTAGATAATGGGAAACTCAACGACAGCGCTAAAAGTAATAGCAAGTTCAAAAGTGGAATAAATTATAGTGTGCTCAACGAAATGCTAAACAACTACAATTTGGGGATGAATGGTACTCACAACCATGATAACCCCCACCAAGGTCGGCTTAATCGGAACAATAGCATTACGAAATCGATTACCGATCGAAGCGATAGTGGAGTGAACGATAATAGTAGCTCGGTAACGAGTTATTCAATCATTAAGCCAGCCGTAGTGAAAATCGATGAAAAGCCTACGGAAGTTTACGTGGGGGGTCGCATAGGCGGCGAAAAAGTGAACGATATTTACGTGACGAGAAACTCGGGGCAAGGAGGGAAAATTGTGGCAAACAGGGCGGCGGATAGTGATGATTCAAGTTACTTCAATAATGGATTCTACCTACACAAACGAAATAGCAATTCAAAAAATGACTTATTCAACGAAAGTTTTCTCAGCGATGCGAAGGTGTACAACGCATTTTCCAAGCAGCCTGTTCTACTGACAAGAAAAACTGACGAAGAGATAAAAGTGAAAAATACAAAGAATCCACCCCTGAATCGAGGGATTCAGAGCCATTTTAGTAGAAGTTGGGAGCCCGTGAAGAGCAGTAGTTTTGATGatgatttggaagaaattctagG AAGTCGGATAAAGTCAACAAAGAAATCCGGCACCGAATTCAAGTTGGAAGATCTGTTCGGTACGGTTTCGTTCGGAAAAGATGCCAAGAACTCCAAATACCCGAACACGGTACCCTTTGCCAAAGGTACGATGAAGAATGGAGATGCGTTGACGGACATTTTTGACAATTCGAGCTCGAAACCGTCGCACTCTAGCGCGAATATAGTTCCTcggcgaaaaaatcaacaggtGTTCGTTTCAAACGGAAG